One part of the Asterias amurensis chromosome 11, ASM3211899v1 genome encodes these proteins:
- the LOC139944406 gene encoding uncharacterized protein, whose amino-acid sequence MGTKKHDILFICLEVFVLLEFISSLLIGNSNGGNNPLGWFLNNGTGSVSRLYPTEIAPAGWTLTVWEVIHIFEGLFHLYVLTSLVRRNVQGPVYRNPVLISPAMLLLYGFVVALDISWVFVYDRQYVPVACGLNALMPIALCTLLFLHHRKVDQNGFSMKQNHKCDLVLVRIIVQNGLAIYATWVSISTQLTLATVLTYWGEVEQSISCTISLSIILGLFLIYSVLENFVWDKYLRYTYTVWMIVIIALSGIIARNWNPEKRNAIYSVVIVSLAAGLFILKIGLSMWRCCNRPLYTDNVSESKMDLELA is encoded by the exons ATGGGAACCAAGAAGCATGATATCCTGTTCATCTGTCTTGAAGTGTTCGTTCTGCTTGAATTCATATCCAGCTTGTTAATCGGCAATTCAAATGGTGGTAATAACCCACTAG GCTGGTTCCTCAACAACGGCACCGGAAGTGTCTCCAGGCTCTACCCCACCGAGATAGCTCCTGCTGGCTGGACCCTCACGGTATGGGAAGTCATCCACATCTTCGAAGGCCTGTTCCATCTCTACGTTCTGACGTCACTGGTTAGAAGGAACGTCCAGGGACCAGTCTACCGAAACCCGGTGCTCATCTCACCCGCCATGTTGTTATTGTACGGGTTCGTCGTCGCTCTCGACATTTCATGGGTGTTCGTGTATGATAGACAGTACGTGCCAGTTGCATGTGGACTCAATGCTCTCATGCCGATCGCACTGTGTACACTCCTCTTTCTGCACCATCGTAAAGTTGACCAAAATGGCTTCAGCATGAAACAGAATCACAA GTGTGACCTAGTGCTCGTTCGGATCATCGTCCAGAATGGTCTCGCCATTTATGCCACATGGGTCTCCATATCAACTCAGTTAACCCTCGCAACCGTGTTGACGTACTGGGGAGAAGTGGAGCAGTCCATATCGTGTACAATCAGCCTCTCAATCATCCTTGGATTGTTTCTGATCTATTCGGTCCTCGAGAACTTCGTCTGGGATAAGTACCTCCGCTACACCTATACCGTCTGGATGATCGTTATCATCGCCCTCAGCGGCATCATTGCGAGGAACTGGAACCCAGAGAAGCGAAACGCCATCTATTCGGTCGTGATCGTTTCATTGGCAGCTGGGCTCTTCATTTTAAAGATCGGACTTAGCATGTGGCGCTGTTGTAATAGGCCACTTTACACAGACAACGTATCAGAATCCAAAATGGATCTGGAGTTAGCCTAG
- the LOC139944257 gene encoding uncharacterized protein — MGTKKHDVLFICLAVFVMLEFISSLLISNSNSGNNSLGWFLNGTGAISRLYPTEIAPAGWTFTVWQVIHVFEGLFHIYVLTSLVRRNVQGPVYRNPVLITPTMLLLYGLVVALNISWVFVYDRQYVPVACGLNALMPIALCTLLFLHHRKVDQNGFSMKQNHKCDLVLVRIIVQNGMALYATWVTIATLLSLASVLIYWGDVEQSISCTISLSILLGVVLIYSVLENFVWDKYLRYTYTVWMIVIFALSGSIARNWNPEKRNSIYSAVLISLAAGLFVLKIGLSMWRCCKRPLYTDNVSESKMDLELA; from the exons ATGGGAACCAAGAAGCACGATGTCCTGTTCATTTGTCTTGCCGTGTTCGTTATGCTTGAGTTCATATCCAGCTTGTTAATCAGCAATTCCAATAGTGGTAACAACTCACTAG GCTGGTTCCTCAACGGCACCGGAGCTATCTCCAGGCTCTACCCCACCGAGATAGCTCCTGCTGGTTGGACATTCACCGTATGGCAAGTCATCCACGTCTTTGAAGGCCTGTTCCATATTTACGTTCTGACGTCACTGGTTAGAAGGAACGTCCAGGGACCAGTCTACCGAAACCCGGTGCTCATCACACCCACCATGTTGTTGTTGTACGGGCTCGTCGTCGCTCTCAACATTTCATGGGTGTTCGTGTATGATAGACAGTACGTGCCAGTTGCATGTGGGCTCAATGCTCTCATGCCGATCGCACTGTGCACACTCCTCTTTCTTCATCATCGTAAAGTTGACCAAAATGGCTTCAGCATGAAACAGAATCACAA GTGTGACCTAGTGCTCGTTCGGATCATCGTCCAGAATGGTATGGCCCTTTATGCCACATGGGTCACCATAGCAACTCTTTTAAGTCTCGCAAGCGTCTTGATTTACTGGGGAGACGTGGAGCAGTCCATTTCGTGTACAATCAGCCTCTCAATCCTCCTTGGAGTGGTTCTGATCTATTCGGTCCTCGAGAACTTCGTCTGGGATAAGTACCTCCGCTACACCTACACCGTCTGGATGATCGTCATCTTCGCCCTCAGCGGCAGCATTGCGAGGAACTGGAACCCAGAGAAGCGTAATTCCATCTACTCGGCCGTGCTCATTTCCCTGGCAGCTGGgctgtttgttttaaagatcgGATTAAGCATGTGGCGCTGTTGTAAGAGGCCACTTTACACAGACAACGTATCAGAGTCCAAAATGGATCTGGAGTTAGCTTAG
- the LOC139944187 gene encoding uncharacterized protein, which yields MYKVHQGPSKFNVHNRRVLTQQLDPGTESKDTRPEFNGNGMSSLKPVFHSQTLSDKWQGHHSRSPNMDAGVPGDQLTPVHIEKVRMLNEAWLRTKREIEEAKQQRRPDGETSTVEYLDKREHPVFQNFEPMDLEKEQLAYMMCNKDTT from the exons ATGTACAAAGTTCATCAAGGTCCTAGCAAATTTAACGTCCATAACAGAAGGG TTCTGACGCAACAACTCGATCCAGGCACCGAATCAAAAGACACAAGACCAGAGTTTAATGGAAACGGAATGAG CTCATTGAAGCCAGTTTTTCACAGTCAGACTCTATCAGACAAGTGGCAAGGCCATCACTCCCGTTCACCCAACATGGATGCAGGTGTACCTGGAGATCAATTGACGCCAGTTCACATCGAAAAAGTCAGAATGCTCAACGAGG CATGGTTGAGAACAAAACGAGAAATTGAAGAAGCAAAGCAACAAAGAAGAC CTGACGGTGAGACATCGACTGTTGAGTACCTGGACAAAAGAGAACACCCAGTTTTTCAAA ATTTTGAGCCAATGGACTTGGAGAAAGAGCAGCTAGCCTATATGATGTGCAACAAAGACACAACATAA